In the Variovorax sp. S12S4 genome, one interval contains:
- a CDS encoding enoyl-CoA hydratase, with protein sequence MSYENIEVRTEAGKVGIITLNRPKALNALNDALMTELGTALKAFDADDAIGCIILTGSERAFAAGADIAAMAKYSFIDTYKGDYITRNWETIRSIRKPVIAAVSGFALGGGCELAMMCDFIIAADNAKFGQPEIKIGVIPGAGGTQRLPRAVGKSKAMDMALTARMMDAAEAERAGLVSRVVPYEKLAEEALGAALVIAGYSQIAVMAAKESVNRAFESGLSDGVMFERRLFHALFATADQKEGMDAFLNKRQPDFKNA encoded by the coding sequence ATGAGCTACGAAAACATCGAAGTGCGGACCGAAGCAGGCAAGGTCGGCATCATCACCCTCAACCGTCCCAAGGCGCTCAATGCACTGAACGACGCGCTCATGACCGAGCTGGGCACCGCGCTCAAGGCCTTCGATGCCGACGACGCCATCGGCTGCATCATCCTGACGGGCAGCGAGCGCGCCTTTGCGGCCGGCGCCGACATTGCGGCGATGGCCAAGTACAGCTTCATCGACACCTACAAGGGCGACTACATCACGCGCAACTGGGAAACCATCCGCTCGATCCGCAAGCCCGTGATCGCAGCCGTGAGCGGCTTTGCGCTGGGCGGCGGCTGCGAGCTCGCGATGATGTGCGACTTCATCATCGCGGCCGACAACGCCAAGTTCGGCCAGCCCGAAATCAAGATCGGCGTGATCCCCGGCGCCGGCGGCACGCAGCGCCTGCCGCGCGCGGTGGGCAAGAGCAAGGCGATGGACATGGCGCTCACCGCCCGCATGATGGACGCGGCCGAAGCCGAGCGCGCGGGCCTCGTGAGCCGCGTGGTGCCGTATGAAAAGCTGGCCGAAGAGGCGCTGGGCGCCGCGCTGGTCATTGCCGGCTATTCGCAGATCGCGGTGATGGCGGCCAAGGAATCAGTCAACCGCGCCTTCGAAAGCGGCCTCTCCGACGGCGTGATGTTCGAACGCCGGCTGTTCCACGCGCTGTTTGCCACGGCCGACCAGAAGGAAGGCATGGACGCCTTCCTCAACAAGCGCCAGCCCGATTTCAAGAACGCCTGA